One Engraulis encrasicolus isolate BLACKSEA-1 chromosome 5, IST_EnEncr_1.0, whole genome shotgun sequence DNA segment encodes these proteins:
- the pnrc2 gene encoding proline-rich nuclear receptor coactivator 2, with the protein MGGGERFNIPVGHPERAMPKKNQALGRAKQRAGRDQNGVPLVTVAAVVTAGVPHLHHHGHRRGEKGVAYWSPESARQAVSAEKMKLKKNAGGATVRFATSHHDQNLEGAMSHLNSLLAAQCNQNYAGAKFSEPPSPSVLPRPPSHWVSLPGALVGPCDHREVMAFQLKSLLKVQA; encoded by the coding sequence ATGGGAGGCGGCGAGAGGTTCAACATTCCAGTGGGCCATCCGGAGCGGGCCATGCCTAAGAAGAACCAGGCATTGGGCCGGGCCAAGCAGCGGGCCGGGCGCGACCAGAACGGCGTGCCCTTGGTAACAGTGGCAGCGGTAGTCACTGCCGGGGTCCCGCACCTCCACCACCACGGCCACCGCAGAGGGGAGAAGGGCGTCGCCTACTGGTCTCCTGAGTCGGCGCGGCAGGCCGTGTCGGCTGAGAAGATGAAGCTGAAGAAGAACGCAGGCGGCGCCACTGTCCGATTTGCCACCAGCCACCATGACCAGAACCTGGAGGGGGCCATGTCACACCTCAACTCGCTCCTGGCAGCCCAGTGCAACCAGAACTACGCCGGCGCCAAGTTCAGCGAGCCCCCCTCCCCTAGCGTCTTGCCACGGCCCCCCAGCCACTGGGTGTCTCTGCCCGGTGCCCTAGTCGGGCCCTGCGACCACCGGGAGGTCATGGCGTTCCAGCTGAAAAGCCTCCTCAAGGTTCAGGCCTAA